cttaggccttcctcttctcctcttacctggcagctctatccttagcatccttctcccaatatacccagcatctctcctctgcacatgtccaaaccaacgtaatctcgcctctctgactttgtctcccaaccgtccaacctgagctgaccctctaatgtcctcatttctaatcctgtccatcctcgtcatccccaatgcaaatcttaacatctttaactgtgcCACTTCCATctcagtctcctgctttctggtcagtgccagtgtctccaacccatataacatagctggtctcactaccgtcctgtagaccttccctttcactcctgctgatatccgtctgtcacaaatcactcctgacactcttctccacacattccaccctgcctgcactgtcttcTTCATATATATCATTATAATTTTTAGAtgtttgtcactttcatttgttaATGGTGTTCACTCAAGTACAATAtttctttttgtgcttttcatcagttgtatgtagTCCCCCTTTAAAGTTCACAAATGTGAATGTATGTGGaaagtaggggtgggcggtatgaccaaaattctatatcacggtatttttctaaattatcccggtttcactgtattcaactgtatttctttccccatgcatgagtggatgttaaccacattttccaatcCAATTActacagtagactggctaagaataacctattccactgtcatgagaattgtacattgacaaaaaaaaatggggGTGTTTTACGTTTTCTATTTGTAGGAGGGTATTACCCCCAAGTATTAATTTACCAAAATGCCCTTTTCTAGCAGATACCTTATataccatacagtatatactcgcggataagttctccagtgtataagtcggggcttgattttacagtattatttctggtattttataatgtcggtcatataagtcgaatgttgaaaactcacactattggtccaagagattatgagatagatagatagatagatagatagatagatagatagatagatagatagatagatagatagatagatagatagatagatagatagatagatagatagatagatagatagatagatagatactttattaatcccaatgggaaattcacattcttcagcagcagcatactgatacaataaataatattaaattaaagaatgataataatacaggtgaaaaacagacaataactttgtataatgttaaatgttaacgtttacccccccgggtggaattaaagagtcgcatagtttgggggaggaacaatctcctcagtctgtcagtggagcaggacggtgacagcagtctgtcgctgaagctgctcctctgtctggagatgatcctgttcagtggatgcagtggattctccatgattgacaggagtctgctgagcgcccttcgctctgccacagatgttaaactgtccagctccatgccaacaatagagcctgccttcctcactagtttgtccaggtgtgaggcgtccttcttctttatgctgcctccccagcacaccaccgcgtagaagagggcgctcaccacaactgtctgatagaacatctgcagcatcttattgcagatgttgaaggacgccagccttcaaggaagtatagtcggctctgtcctttcttgcacaaagcatcagtattggcagtccagtctaatttatcatccagctgcactcccaggtatttataggtctgcaccctctgcacacagtcacctttgatgatcacggggtctatgaggggtctggtccacctaaaatccaccaccagctctttggttttgctggtgttcaggtgtaggtggtttgagtcgcaccatttaacaaagtcattgattaggtccctgtactcctcctcctgcccattcctgatacagcccacgatagcagtgtcatcagcgaacttttgcacatggcaggactccaagttgtattggaagtccgatgtatataggctgaacaggaccggagaaagtacagtcccctgtggcgctcctgtgttgctgaccacaatgtcagacgtgcagttcccaagacgcacatactgatatgctaacgcccacctgacagagtaaccacggagcacatggccttttttctCTATGtgagtgcagcaatgcgctgtatcagcgcgtcctcctaacctctctctgtctctctctctattgtgcctatgtgaccacacagtgatacccaAACTGTTACGAAGCAACATTTtcactgatttgtgtttatttgtatctcacatcctcatacacctttatcgtaagagcatcccttatccacgatggagcgttcgatcagaagaaaatatgaagctggctttaaattaaatgtcattgaaatagcaaaagaaattggtaactgcgctgctggaacaaaattcgatgtgtctgagaaactgatgtgagattggaggaggcaagaagatgtaaaaaaaaaaaaaattaagcgtcgcatttttgaacgggtgtataagtcacggtttgattttatgacaaatttttcgggtttcaagaaccGACTTacatgtgagtatatacggtatatacaaAGGTGCTATATCAGCGCcggacccgacacagactgacaccggaggcacacttacaaaaataaatgaacttttattttattcGCCTGGGGGCCACGTCTTCCACCGTGTCCCGCAGGCACAACACAGACCCACAAGCTCAAACGgcacaacacaaaataaattcttctttcctccactcctctctggcagcTTTGTgtctctcctcccgactctggctccttgagtggtggctgctggctccttttataaggcacccagaagtgctccaggtgcttgattgcccatTTCTAgctgtacttccgggtggggtgaaatcactgcccataagggctcagcagctcctgctgcagcaccccctggtggcacctgcggatcccaacagggctgtaccaaactctaACTACCATGAAGCCTTGCGGcggtccaaggcaccgctgcaacccagggggattGCCATCTAAAGTGCCAGGGGAGGTATTGGGTAGCCTATGCTTGCTGCCCCagaacatatactgaaggggcgTCCGCCacgatatataatatatatctatgaGTACATGTCAAGTGAGGTTGTAATTATATAACATGCTAGATTTTTGTGCCTTCAATTAATAAGTTGTAGTCCTCAGCATCTCCACtcgattaattaatttattataaacgCCAGCCTTATTGTTTATATCAGTCTCAAGTTCACTCTCAGTCCTGTCCTGGTACTTCAGCTTTGCATTCCTGATTTCAAGTTTCACCCCATTTCTGTTTTTCCCTTCTGTTCAGCTATAGCTCCATGTGAAGTGCCCTGTTCTTCCTGGTTAGCATATGACCAGCTCCCTTGGTTTTGcagtaaaagaaaatgtgcattaGCCTGTTGGGAAGACTTTACAATGGTGACCGTAAGTGTAGGTAAATGTTATGCCATTTTTTCTAGGTAATTAGCATATATGACATCATAAGACACTGTTCTCATACTAATAACTCATACTTTATTTGCCAGTGATGCACAAATAAGTTAATACTCATAGCCTAATTATGAAGACAGTTACAGAGTGGAATATCGGAAattgcccaaaagttgatagatatctacattttgtacctaatacttgtgtgTAAAATGTTGTtggcctaagtgaaagcatactcaagttattgtgtttacacacacacagacataattccaaaaatgtttttgtcagactcagggaggtctaaaacatcgagattcatcaaattcTCGAAATTGAGTTTTTTCGTGGATTCCACTAATTTccctatatgagaaagtcagtaaggtctaaaacattgagattcaccaaaatctcgacatcgaatctttggacgattacaatacttaccctaaacttcatatacaagaaagtaaaaagaagagAAGGGGATGAAGAACCTGGACCTTATTGCCCGGAATGTCCAAAATCTCAAGTCTTTAAAGATCTCCTCCAGAgagttattagaacattagaacactctagacgagaacaggccattcagccccacaaagctcaccagtcctatccacttatttcttccaaaaaaacatcaagtcgaattttgaaagtccctaaagttttactgtctaccacacttcttggtcgctttttccaagtgtctatcgttctttgggTAAAGataaacttccaaatgtttgtgtgaaatttactcttaacaagtttccaactgtgtccccgggttcttgatgatctcattttaaagtcactgtctcgatccactgggctaattcacgttataattttaaacactccagtcaggtctcctcttcatctttttttccttaaaaggcTTAAAAGGACCGTGTACGTCTTGGTATTTGGAATTTTGTttcaaaaaatatcatttaaaaaagaaaaagagacacttatttgattttcaacttaaaagggaaaaatgaaaaacgcgaaacaattacttttttccttttgttcttttgcacatcagaaaagaaaaatgcaagaaacaagAATAAGAAAACGCCCTTTATGTATTTCGCAGTAAGcaacaacaataacgttcataaaaggtccgtgtactttttggtatttgaaacttCATTTTaggtgcaaaaatgaaaatgaaaggaattttcagattttgatttttgattaaagaataaaataagggaaaataaggtattttttaattcagtggtaacaaatagcagtcataaacttaaaattacacataattttctggatttatttgtgattcaaataatgaaagtttaatagctcaaaaacaataaaacagatgcattttcgttgtctgaaaccggaagtacttcttcttctgcgcgatttttgacgacacgtacGAACAGTCTTCCTCCTCACAACATGTCGATCGAcagccttgaagttacactgcatggcatcagcagaggatggaccattacatTGTTTTTCAGGAATAGtaaaaagagtgacactccgggacgaggacatgactgcagaaaaacggATTCGCATCTTTCagataaaaatacaagctttgcaaactttgcttcgttgatgtagcagttcttttgtgaacgttattgttgttacttactgtgaaacagctaacatttggtgatttcatttactaatactaagtctggcaatttttacaGTGATAGCATTTGGAATGGTTGCttattgacttttaccggctactatagcTAGTAAacgagtattaacagtgcgcaaagtgtaacacgttaggagagcaacgtgatttacagaaaggTGTTATATCTGTCTATGAGCGACcgttcacacatttacacacattcaaaatattAGCACTATAAacattgccagacttagtgttagtaaaagatatcaccaaatgttagctgtttcacagtaagtaacaacaataacgttcacaaaagaactgctacatcaacgaagcaaagtttgcaaagcttgtatttttacctgaaagatgcgaatccgtttttctgcagtcatgtccttgtcccggagtgtcactctttttaCTATTcctgaaaaacaacataatggcccatcctctgctgatgccatgcagtgtaacttcaaggctgtcggtcgatgtgttgtgaggaggaggactgttcgcacgtgtcgtcaaagatcacgcagaagaagaagtacttccggtttcagacaacgaaaatgcatctgttttattgtttttgagctattacactttcattatttgaatcacaaataaatccagaaaattatgtgtaattttaagtttatgactgctatttgttacaactgaattaaaaaataccttattttcacttattttattctttaatcaaaaatcaaaatctgaaaattcctttcattttttgtattttcgtTTTTGCctctaaaatgaaattttaaataccaaaaagtacatggaccataaaagaactgctacatcccTAAATCAATAAAGCAGTTTGCAAAGGGTccatgtactttttggtatttaaaatttcattttagagGCAAAAacgaaaatacaaaaaatgaaaggaattttcagattttgatttttgattaaagaataaaataagggaaaataaggtatttttaattcagtggtaacaaatagcagtcataaacttaaaattacacataattttctggatttatttgtgattcaaataatgaaagtgttatagctcaaaaacaataaaacagacacattttcgttgtctgaaacctgAGGTACTGTACTTCTTCTTTTGCGCGATTTGCAACACATCAACCGACGGCCTTGAacttacactgcatggcatctgcAGAGGATGGACCGTTACATTGTTTttcagaacagtaaaagagtgacactccgggacgaggccATGActacagaaaaactgagtcgcatctttccggtaaaaatacaagctttgcaaactttgcttcattgatgtagcagttcttatatgaacgttattgttgttacttactgtgaaacagctaacatttggtgatttaatttactaacactaagtctggcaatttttatagtgctagcattttgaatggttgctcattgacttttaccggctactatagcTAGTAAacgtttcgagtattaacagtgcgcaaagtgtaacacgttaggagagcaacgtgatttacagaaagttttcttaacatgtgtcacacttgtcaatgagcgaccattcacacatttacacacatgcaaaatgctagcactataaaatttgccagacttagtgttagtaaatgaaatcaccaaatgttagctgtttcgtagtaacaacaataacgttcataaaagaactgctacatcaatgaagcaaagtttgcaaagcttgtatttttaccggaaagatgcgactcagtttttctgtagTCATggcctcgtcccggagtgtcactcttttagtgttccgaaaaacaacgtaatggtccatccttTGGTGATGCCAGTGTATCTTCAAGGCCGttggtcgatgtgttgtgaggaggactgttcgcacgtgttGTCAAAAATCGCACaaaagaagaagtacctccggtttcagacaacgaaaatgtgtctgttttattgtttttgagctataacactttcattatttgaatcacaaataaatccagaaaattatgtgtaattttaagtttatgactgctatttgttaccactgaattaaaaaaataccttattttcccttattttattctttaatcaaaaatcaaaatctgaaaattcctttcattttcattttttcgtttttgcatctaaaatgaaatttcaaataccaaaaagtacacggaccgcaaagcttgtatttttacctgaaagatgcgactcagtttttctgcagtcatgtcctcgtcccggagtgtcactcttttactgttccgaaaaacaacgggtccatcctctgctgatgccatgcagtgtaattTCAAGGCCGTCGATCGAcatgttgtgaggaggaggactgttcgcacgtgtcgtcaaaaatcacGCAGAAGAAGAATTActtccggtttcagacaacgaaaatgcgtctgttttgttgtttttgagctataacactttcattatttgaatcacaaataaatccagaaaagtatgtataattttaagtttatgactgctatttgttaccatagaattaaaaaataccttattttccctcattttattcttgaatcaaaaatcataatctgaaaattcctttcattttcgttttttcatttttgcttctaaaatgaaatttcaaatacataCCAAGAAGTACAGTACACGGACCGTGATggctgtgccctgtgatggactggtagccTGACCAACCTTaagatattttttcaaatgtttcacgTTGCTCTGCTAACATCTATGCATGTCCGTTTGAAGGTATACTCtataatcaaatcaaatcaaatagccttttattgtcaattcactatatgtgcagaacatacaggagaatcgaaatactgtttctctctcatcttcgtagtacaataaaatataaaaagtataaaagtataacgtataagataaataacattagaacttgtaaagtagacctgtgtacaatgtgcaatagtcattagtgcaaaagccaattacagtaaaaaaagagAAGGTGCATTATggagtagcttatgagatgtacaaaaagacaaacagttagcagcagatgtaatatgGAGTCcttatataataccagctgaggtagggtacttggtagatagtgactcttgttaTGGTCCAGGAGAAGGGGGCGGGTGGGGGGAGTtagtggacagagttcagcatcctgacagcttggtggatgaagctgttagaCAGTCTTGTGGAGCGGGCCCGGAGGCTAAAAAGGGAGTGAAAGGGGTGGGAGGAGTCACCAGCAATGCTGATGGCTCCACGGGTGAGACgggtgtggaaaatgtccttgagggagggcagtggggcaccaatgatcttactggTCACAACCACTATGCAttgcagggacttcctacaggaGGCAGTGCAGCTTCCATATCGCGCAGAGATACAGCTGGTGAGGATGCTCTCAATTGTGCCCCGGTAGAAAGAGCAACATGATTGGGGGGTGGAACTTGTGCTCTCCTCAGTTTGCGTAGAAAGTAGTGGTGGGAATGAACTTTCTTGGAcagtgatgtggtgttatctaACCAGGAGAGGTCCTCCCCAGGAACTTAGTGctactcaccctttccacagctgcACCGTCGATAGTCAGTGGGGCGTGATGTGAATGACCTCTCCTGAAATGGACCACAATCTCTTTGGTCTTTCCCACGTTCAGGAAGAGATTGTTTTCTTTACACCACTGGACCAGTTGGCTCACCTCGTTCCTATAGTTGGCTTCGTCATTGTTGGTGATGAGGCTGACCACGGTGGTATCGTCTGCAAACCTGACAATGTGATTGGAAGTGCAGTTTGGTACACTGTCGTGGGTCTGCAGGGTAAAGAGCAAtgggctgagcacacaccctTGTGGGGCCCCTGTGCTTAACGTGAACAAACagagtatattttttaataaaaataaatttaaaagtaacAATTATATTCTAAATGTAACAGGGTGGGCATGTGAGTTATCCTGCCCTGTTTAAAGCTAGTTCCTACATTCCCCCCAAGGTCCCCACATCCCCAAATTGTACTACCTCATTTTGATACATTCTTGGATATCTCAACAACGTGGACAAGCCAATCCTACATATtactgctttttatttcttttaaattagcTATTGAACTAGTGCCAAGCTTCTgtctggagtctgcatgttctgcccCAGGTGGTTTAGGTGGCTTTATTTCCATTGCTGATAAATTTATTAGTGTTTTGACTGGCCGTGTGTGAGGATATCCTGCTTTAGTTTGTCTCCCTACATTCCCCATCATATGCCTATTTCCTTTGAGATATTCCTTGGACCTCTTGTGACACCAGATAGATTATTGAGAGATCAGAGAATAAAAACCAAGGTCTTGTTTCCTGTGTAAATTTAATGACCCTTCAATTCTTTATTCCTTTTGTTACAAGTTCTAAACAGCAGAGCAAATGCCATGGAGGTGCTTGAAGAATTAGTTGAGAAGGGCGCCCAGCTGCTGATAAAGAGAGACCAACTGAAGGAGAAGGAGCAGCAGCTGAGGGAGCGAGAGCGGCAGCTGAAGGAGAAGGACATCCAGCTGGAAGAGCAGGACCGGCAGCAGATGGAAATAGAAATGCAGCCGATGATCATTGATATGCAGCAGAGGGAGAGGTGCCAACAGCAAGGGGACTGGGAACGGCAGCGAAGGGAGATGGACCGTCAGAGGCGCGAGAGGGAACGGCAGCAGTGGGAGAAGGACCGTCAGCAGTGGGAGAAAGACCGCCAGCAGTGGGAGAAGGAGCGACAGCGCTGGGAGATGGACTGGCAGCACTGGGAGGAGGAGTGGCAACGGTGGGAGAAGGACCAGGACAGGTGTGAAAGTGATTGGCAGCTGAGGAATGAGTACTGGCAGCAGTGGAATAAGGATGTCCAGCAGTGGGATAAAGACTGGCTACGGTGGGTGAAGGACTGCCACCAGTGGGAAAAGGATGGTCAGCAGTGGGAGATGGACTACCAGCGCTGGGAAATGGATGACCAGCTATGGAAGAAGGAGCGGCAGCTGTGGAAGAAGGAACGGCAGCTGTGGAAAAAGGAGCGGCAGCTGAAGGATGAGCAGTGTCAGCAAAGGGACGATGAATGGCCTCAGTGGGAGAAGAACCGCCAGCAGCTGGACGAGTATCAACAGCAGTTAGGAGACTACCGTGAGCGACTGGAAGAAGACTGGCTACAGTGGGAGATGGAACAGCAACGACTAAAGCAAGAGAGAAAGCAGTGGGAGAAAGAGCGAGAGCAGAGGGAGAAGGAGCGGCTATGGAGGAAGAAAGAGCAGAAATCCAGTGAGAGGTGGATCAACTTCAGAAGACAAGACCTGGACTTCAAGGTATTCACGGTCTTGGCTCTGTACTTCTTGACCTTTTCTTGCCTTTGCTAATCTTGGCAAAGACAACAAGACGCATTTACATTCTGTCCACTACATACTTCATGTCTATGTCAGTGTTCACTTCCACCATTAGTACAACCACAGCtctataattttagaaaaaaatgtttaaaatacacTTTGAACCATTGCACAGAAACAGTGTCCAACTTTGGACAATCCAGACTCCCAACCACGGTCATAAACACCAGATGTGCAGAGCAGACTAAGACAAAATTGGCcatgtgtgatagatagatagatagatagatatgaaaggcactatataatagatagatagatgtgaaaggcactatatgatagatagatatgaaaggcactacatgatagatagatatgaaaggcactatataatagatagatagatagatgtgaaaggcactatatgatagatagatagatagatagatagatagatagatagatagatatgaaaggcactatataatagatagatagatgtgaaaggcactatatgatagatagatagatagatgtgaaaggcactacatgatagatagatatgaaaggcactataaaatagatagatagatgtgaaaggcactatatgatagatagatagatatgaaaggcactatataatagatagatagatgtgaaaggcactatatgatagatagatagatagatagatagatagatagatagatagatagatagatagatagatagatagatagatgtgaaaggcactacatgatagatagatatgaaaggcactatataatagatagatagatagatgtgaaaggcactatatgatagatagatagatagatatgaaaggcactacatgatagatagatatgaaaggcactatataatagatagagagatagatagatgtgaaaggcactatatgatagatagatagatagatgtgaaaggcaatatatgatagatagatagatagatagatatatagtatgGCAGACAGGGGGTTCCCCTCAGACGAACTCACAAATGGATGACGCTTAATTGGATTTGGGGGATTTTAGCACCAAGCTTaggaaaaatgatattttcatggAGTACTCACTTTATCTTACTATttgttacaaattactaattatttttttatgaatccTTTATCTGTTTGTAAGTTCTTGGATTCCTGTGGTCTAGGGGGTTGTGGGGGATGAGGAATATGGTTTATACCCAAGAATCTAAAtctactattatttttttgatttgcacttggtttaaattttacattgtgGACAgtagagggcactgtcgctcttcaaacccaacacaacagaAACAGGGCATGgatttaaaagcacaaagatcTTACTTTATTCAGAGAAACTCTTTCTGATCGTTTCCCACCACCACTGCCACAAGTAAATATTTTGCGCAACACTTTATTCTTCTTCTATTTTGGTCTCTTTCTCCTTcgttcctcccagcaagctttgtccacctaccacccaactctggctcattatttgtctccaggggaaaatattaaataaataactacataaataggtaagtaagtaaatacataaatagaaacacacactggaatgactataaaaaagaaaaaagaaagaacagataTGACTTGCTTGTCacagttacagtgaggcattatgcagtcgtattgctgttggtaaagGAGCCCCctgcagtgtttcttgacacacgtctgctgaataatCTGTTGGCCAAAGTctagtgtatcagagagaggatatgcagcactGTTTATAATGGcattcagatttgtttttgttgttattctcCCCTTTGGTATacactccagggggtccagagtgagtcccataactgagcttgtaCTTTTAATTGGTTTGTTGATTCTgta
The sequence above is drawn from the Erpetoichthys calabaricus chromosome 3, fErpCal1.3, whole genome shotgun sequence genome and encodes:
- the LOC127527000 gene encoding calcium-binding and coiled-coil domain-containing protein 2-like encodes the protein MEVLEELVEKGAQLLIKRDQLKEKEQQLRERERQLKEKDIQLEEQDRQQMEIEMQPMIIDMQQRERCQQQGDWERQRREMDRQRRERERQQWEKDRQQWEKDRQQWEKERQRWEMDWQHWEEEWQRWEKDQDRCESDWQLRNEYWQQWNKDVQQWDKDWLRWVKDCHQWEKDGQQWEMDYQRWEMDDQLWKKERQLWKKERQLWKKERQLKDEQCQQRDDEWPQWEKNRQQLDEYQQQLGDYRERLEEDWLQWEMEQQRLKQERKQWEKEREQREKERLWRKKEQKSSERWINFRRQDLDFKVFTVLALYFLTFSCLC